A portion of the Paenibacillus sp. PvR098 genome contains these proteins:
- the gap gene encoding type I glyceraldehyde-3-phosphate dehydrogenase, with product MVKVGINGFGRIGRNVFRAALGNPEVEIVAINDLTDVSTLAHLLKYDTTHGRLDATVESTEGALIVNGKTIKVFAERNPENLPWGANGVEIVVESTGIFTAKEKAELHLKGGAKKVIISAPATNEDITIVMGVNEDKYDASAHTVISNASCTTNCLAPFAKVLNDKFGIVKGMMTTVHSYTNDQQVLDLPHKDLRRARAAAENIIPSTTGAAKAVSLVLPELKGKLNGMAMRVPTPNVSVTDLVVELSTNVTVDEVNAALKAAADGPLKGILNYSEEPLVSSDYNGDPASSTIDALSTMVVGDNMVKVVSWYDNEWGYSNRVVDLANFIAKKGL from the coding sequence ATGGTAAAAGTAGGAATTAACGGTTTTGGACGTATCGGTCGTAACGTATTTCGTGCGGCGCTTGGCAACCCGGAAGTAGAAATCGTAGCGATCAACGACCTGACAGACGTAAGCACATTGGCGCACCTGCTTAAATATGACACGACGCACGGCAGATTGGATGCAACGGTTGAATCCACAGAAGGCGCACTGATCGTCAACGGAAAAACGATCAAGGTGTTTGCAGAGCGTAATCCAGAGAACCTTCCTTGGGGAGCTAACGGTGTAGAAATCGTCGTAGAATCCACGGGTATTTTCACAGCTAAAGAAAAAGCCGAGCTTCACTTGAAAGGCGGAGCTAAGAAAGTCATTATCTCTGCACCGGCTACAAACGAAGACATCACAATCGTTATGGGCGTGAACGAAGATAAATATGACGCTTCCGCTCACACGGTCATTTCCAACGCATCCTGCACAACCAACTGCTTGGCTCCGTTCGCGAAAGTGTTGAACGACAAGTTTGGTATCGTAAAAGGAATGATGACAACCGTTCACTCCTATACGAATGACCAACAAGTGCTCGACCTGCCGCATAAAGACCTCCGCCGCGCCCGTGCCGCTGCTGAAAATATCATTCCGTCCACTACGGGTGCAGCGAAAGCCGTTTCCCTGGTTCTGCCGGAGCTGAAAGGCAAGCTGAACGGTATGGCTATGCGCGTACCAACACCTAACGTGTCTGTAACAGATCTGGTAGTTGAACTCAGCACGAACGTAACGGTTGACGAAGTGAACGCAGCGTTGAAAGCAGCTGCTGATGGCCCGCTGAAAGGGATCTTGAACTACTCCGAAGAGCCATTGGTATCCAGCGACTACAACGGCGACCCTGCTTCCTCCACCATCGACGCGCTGTCCACGATGGTTGTCGGCGACAATATGGTCAAAGTTGTATCCTGGTATGACAACGAGTGGGGTTACTCCAACCGCGTTGTAGATTTGGCAAACTTTATCGCTAAAAAAGGTCTGTAA
- a CDS encoding phosphoglycerate kinase: MSKKSVRDVEVNGKRVFVRVDFNVPLEKGIITDDTRIRETLPTIQYLTERGAKVILASHMGRPKGEVVEELRLTPAAERLSELLGKPVAKANEAIGDAVKAQVAEMKDGDVLLLENVRFYAGEEKNDQELAKAFAELADLYVNDAFGAAHRAHASTEGIAHHLPAVSGLLMEKELDVLGKALNNPDRPFTAIVGGAKVKDKIAVIEKLIEIADNIIIGGGLSYTFFKAKGYEIGKSLVDNDRLEQVQEFERKAKAKGVNFLLPVDIVVGDAFSADANTKIVPVDSIPADWEGFDIGPKTSELYAQTIAGSKLVVWNGPMGVFELEPFKNGTKAVAEACAKTSGYTVIGGGDSAAAVEKFQLGDKMDHISTGGGASLEFMEGKALPGVVALNDK, from the coding sequence ATGAGTAAGAAAAGCGTTCGTGACGTAGAAGTAAACGGCAAAAGAGTGTTTGTCCGGGTCGATTTTAACGTGCCACTCGAAAAGGGCATCATCACCGACGACACGCGGATTCGTGAGACGCTGCCGACGATCCAATATTTGACGGAGCGCGGAGCGAAAGTGATCCTCGCAAGCCACATGGGCCGCCCGAAAGGCGAGGTTGTGGAAGAACTGCGTTTAACCCCTGCGGCGGAGCGTTTGTCCGAGCTGCTCGGCAAGCCGGTTGCCAAGGCAAATGAAGCGATCGGAGACGCGGTGAAGGCGCAAGTTGCGGAGATGAAGGATGGCGACGTGCTGCTGTTGGAGAACGTGCGGTTCTATGCCGGGGAAGAGAAGAACGATCAGGAATTGGCCAAGGCGTTTGCCGAGCTTGCTGATTTGTACGTGAACGATGCCTTCGGTGCTGCGCACCGCGCGCATGCATCTACGGAAGGGATTGCGCATCATTTGCCAGCCGTGTCCGGCCTCCTTATGGAGAAAGAGCTGGATGTGCTTGGTAAAGCGCTGAACAATCCGGATCGTCCTTTCACGGCGATCGTAGGCGGAGCGAAGGTTAAGGATAAAATCGCCGTCATCGAGAAGTTGATCGAGATTGCCGACAACATCATTATTGGCGGAGGCTTGTCCTATACATTCTTCAAAGCCAAAGGCTATGAAATCGGGAAATCTCTAGTGGATAACGATCGTCTTGAGCAGGTACAGGAGTTCGAGCGTAAAGCGAAAGCCAAAGGCGTTAATTTCTTATTGCCGGTGGACATTGTGGTAGGCGATGCATTCAGCGCGGATGCGAATACCAAGATCGTTCCGGTGGACTCCATTCCAGCAGATTGGGAAGGATTCGATATTGGTCCGAAAACCAGTGAGCTCTACGCCCAAACGATCGCCGGGTCGAAGCTGGTCGTATGGAACGGTCCTATGGGCGTATTTGAGCTCGAGCCGTTCAAGAACGGAACTAAAGCAGTGGCGGAAGCATGCGCGAAAACATCCGGATACACGGTCATTGGAGGCGGCGACTCTGCGGCTGCAGTTGAGAAGTTCCAGCTTGGAGACAAGATGGATCACATCTCCACGGGTGGCGGCGCTTCTTTGGAATTTATGGAAGGCAAGGCGCTTCCGGGCGTCGTAGCCTTGAACGATAAGTAA
- the tpiA gene encoding triose-phosphate isomerase, which translates to MRKPIIAGNWKMFKTVQEAEAFVGEVKGKAEVDGVESVICAPFTNLPALVEAVKGTSLKVGAQNLHFEDNGAFTGEISGVMLKDLGVDYVIIGHSERRAYFAETDETVNKKVLAAFKHGLTPIVCVGEKLEEREADQTKAVCKVQTEAAFAGLSAEQAAQVVVAYEPIWAIGTGKSSTAADAEDVIGYIRELISGLYGQETAEAVRIQYGGSVKPNNIAEYMQQPNIDGALVGGASLEPASYIALVEGAK; encoded by the coding sequence ATGCGTAAACCGATAATTGCAGGCAACTGGAAAATGTTCAAAACGGTGCAGGAAGCCGAAGCTTTCGTAGGCGAAGTCAAAGGCAAGGCAGAAGTGGATGGGGTGGAAAGCGTGATTTGCGCACCATTTACGAATCTGCCTGCATTGGTGGAAGCGGTAAAAGGAACCTCACTTAAGGTGGGCGCTCAGAACCTTCATTTTGAAGATAACGGTGCCTTTACCGGCGAAATCAGCGGAGTGATGCTGAAGGATCTCGGCGTAGATTATGTCATCATCGGACACTCCGAGCGCCGCGCTTATTTTGCGGAGACGGATGAAACGGTTAACAAAAAAGTGCTTGCCGCGTTCAAGCATGGTTTGACGCCGATCGTCTGCGTTGGAGAGAAGCTGGAGGAAAGAGAAGCTGATCAAACCAAGGCTGTGTGCAAAGTGCAGACGGAAGCGGCTTTCGCAGGCCTTAGCGCAGAGCAAGCGGCGCAGGTCGTTGTCGCTTACGAGCCGATCTGGGCGATTGGAACGGGCAAGTCTTCTACGGCTGCGGATGCCGAAGATGTGATTGGATACATTCGTGAGCTGATCTCCGGCTTGTATGGTCAGGAAACAGCAGAGGCCGTTCGCATTCAGTACGGCGGCAGCGTGAAGCCGAACAACATTGCCGAGTACATGCAGCAACCGAACATCGACGGCGCCTTGGTAGGCGGCGCGAGCTTGGAACCGGCATCGTATATTGCGCTGGTTGAGGGGGCCAAGTAA
- the gpmI gene encoding 2,3-bisphosphoglycerate-independent phosphoglycerate mutase, producing MARPKPVAVIILDGFGLRGDVQGNAVAQAKKPNYDRYWNQFPHTTLTACGEAVGLPAGQMGNSEVGHLNIGAGRIVYQDLTRISKSIREGEFFENSTILGAIHHARDHGKKLHLYGLLSDGGVHSHIAHLFALLEVCKKEQFEEVYIHAFLDGRDVAPDSAVNYMEQLQNKIAELGVGRIATVQGRYYAMDRDKRWERTEKSYRAMVYGDGPTFEDPMNAIKDSYVRSVFDEFVMPTVIVKADGTPVGLVESGDAVVFFNFRPDRAIQLSQVFTNSDFRGFDRGDKVAKDLYYVCLTLFSETVGGYVAYKPKNLDNTLGEVLVQNGLKQLRIAETEKYPHVTFFFSGGRDVELPGETRILINSPKVATYDMQPEMSAYEVAAAAVAEIEAERQDVIILNFANPDMVGHSGFLEPTIKAVEVTDDCLGQVVDAILAKGGVALITADHGNADLVTNPDGSRNTAHTTNPVPFILTDNRVTLRNDGILADIAPTVLELLSVAQPTEMTGKTLLAARV from the coding sequence ATGGCCAGACCGAAACCGGTAGCCGTTATTATCCTTGACGGCTTTGGACTGCGCGGAGATGTGCAGGGTAATGCCGTGGCGCAAGCGAAGAAGCCGAATTATGACCGGTATTGGAACCAGTTTCCGCATACGACGCTCACGGCCTGCGGAGAAGCCGTAGGACTCCCAGCGGGTCAAATGGGCAACTCGGAAGTGGGTCACTTGAACATCGGTGCGGGCCGGATCGTATATCAGGATTTAACGCGAATTTCCAAGTCGATTCGGGAAGGTGAATTTTTCGAGAACAGTACGATTCTCGGAGCGATTCACCATGCCCGCGATCATGGGAAGAAGCTTCATTTATACGGGCTGTTGTCCGATGGTGGCGTACATAGCCATATCGCTCATCTGTTCGCTTTGCTGGAGGTTTGCAAAAAGGAGCAGTTTGAAGAAGTGTACATTCATGCGTTTTTGGACGGCCGCGACGTAGCCCCGGACAGTGCGGTAAATTACATGGAGCAGCTGCAAAACAAGATTGCAGAGCTCGGCGTAGGGCGGATTGCTACCGTGCAGGGCCGCTATTACGCGATGGACCGCGATAAGCGCTGGGAACGTACCGAGAAGTCCTACCGTGCGATGGTGTACGGCGACGGGCCGACATTCGAGGATCCGATGAATGCCATTAAGGATTCTTATGTACGTTCGGTGTTCGACGAATTCGTCATGCCGACCGTCATCGTGAAGGCAGACGGGACACCTGTAGGTTTGGTCGAATCCGGCGATGCGGTGGTCTTTTTCAACTTCCGGCCGGACCGTGCGATTCAACTGTCCCAGGTATTTACCAACAGTGATTTCCGCGGCTTCGATCGGGGGGACAAGGTTGCGAAGGATTTGTATTACGTTTGCTTGACCTTGTTCAGCGAAACCGTAGGCGGCTACGTTGCTTATAAGCCGAAGAACCTGGATAACACGCTTGGGGAAGTGCTGGTGCAGAATGGTCTGAAGCAGCTGCGCATCGCCGAAACGGAGAAGTATCCGCATGTTACGTTCTTCTTCAGCGGTGGACGGGATGTGGAACTGCCCGGGGAAACCCGGATCTTGATCAATTCGCCTAAGGTGGCCACGTATGATATGCAGCCGGAGATGAGCGCTTACGAGGTGGCGGCTGCTGCGGTCGCGGAGATCGAAGCAGAAAGACAAGACGTCATTATTCTTAACTTCGCTAATCCTGATATGGTCGGACACTCCGGTTTTCTTGAGCCTACGATTAAAGCGGTGGAAGTAACGGATGATTGCCTGGGTCAAGTGGTCGATGCGATTCTGGCCAAAGGCGGTGTGGCGCTGATTACAGCAGACCACGGCAACGCAGACCTGGTAACGAATCCGGATGGGTCCCGCAATACCGCGCATACGACGAACCCAGTCCCTTTCATTCTCACCGACAATCGTGTTACACTAAGGAACGATGGCATTCTGGCGGATATCGCCCCGACGGTGCTGGAGCTGCTCAGCGTAGCCCAACCGACGGAAATGACCGGTAAAACGCTTTTAGCAGCACGAGTTTAA
- the eno gene encoding phosphopyruvate hydratase codes for MTVISNVYAREVLDSRGNPTVEVEVFLESGARGRAIVPSGASTGAYEAVELRDGDKSRYLGKGVIKAVDNVNDIIAPEIIGMNALDQVGIDKRMIDLDGTPNKAKLGANAILAVSMAIARAAAEALDVPLYVYLGGFNAKTLPVPMMNIINGGAHADNNVDVQEFMVLPVGAPSFKEALRTGAEIFHSLKAVLKEKGLNTAVGDEGGFAPNLSSNEEAIQTIITAIERAGYKPGVDVFLGMDVASTEFFKDGKYHLEGEGKSYTSAEFVDFLAAWVEKYPIITIEDGCSEDDWEGWKLLTEKLGSKVQLVGDDLFVTNTNRLSQGIEQNIGNSILIKVNQIGSLTETFDAIEMAKRAGYTAVISHRSGESEDSTIADIAVATNAGQIKTGAPSRTDRVAKYNQLLRIEDQLSDVAQYAGKSAFYNLKSFK; via the coding sequence ATGACTGTTATCTCCAATGTGTACGCCCGTGAAGTGCTTGACTCCCGCGGAAATCCGACGGTAGAGGTGGAAGTATTCCTGGAATCCGGAGCGCGCGGTCGCGCGATCGTTCCTTCCGGCGCATCGACAGGCGCTTATGAAGCGGTAGAGCTTCGCGACGGTGACAAATCTCGTTACCTCGGCAAAGGCGTGATCAAAGCCGTTGACAACGTGAACGACATCATCGCACCGGAAATCATCGGAATGAATGCGCTGGATCAAGTCGGTATCGACAAGCGCATGATCGATCTTGACGGCACGCCGAATAAAGCCAAACTCGGCGCGAATGCGATTCTTGCGGTTTCCATGGCCATTGCCCGTGCAGCAGCAGAAGCCCTCGATGTTCCGCTATACGTATACCTCGGCGGATTTAACGCCAAAACCTTGCCGGTGCCAATGATGAACATCATCAATGGCGGCGCGCACGCGGATAACAACGTGGACGTACAGGAGTTCATGGTATTGCCGGTAGGCGCTCCATCCTTCAAGGAAGCCCTGCGTACAGGCGCGGAAATTTTCCACAGCCTGAAAGCAGTCCTGAAGGAAAAAGGTCTGAACACCGCTGTTGGTGACGAGGGCGGCTTCGCTCCAAACCTCAGCTCTAACGAAGAAGCAATCCAAACGATCATTACGGCCATTGAGCGTGCAGGCTACAAGCCAGGCGTGGATGTATTCCTAGGCATGGACGTAGCTTCCACCGAATTCTTCAAAGATGGGAAATATCATCTTGAGGGCGAAGGTAAATCCTACACTTCTGCGGAATTCGTAGATTTCCTAGCTGCTTGGGTTGAGAAATATCCGATCATCACGATTGAAGATGGCTGCTCCGAAGATGACTGGGAAGGTTGGAAGCTGCTGACCGAGAAGCTGGGCAGCAAAGTACAGCTTGTGGGCGACGACTTGTTTGTTACGAACACAAACCGTCTTTCCCAAGGTATCGAGCAAAACATCGGTAACTCGATTTTAATCAAAGTGAACCAAATCGGTTCCTTGACCGAGACATTCGACGCGATCGAAATGGCGAAGCGCGCAGGTTACACGGCTGTCATCTCCCACCGTTCCGGTGAGAGCGAAGATAGCACCATTGCGGACATTGCCGTAGCTACCAATGCCGGCCAAATCAAAACGGGTGCACCTTCCCGTACAGACCGCGTAGCGAAGTACAACCAATTGCTTCGCATCGAGGATCAACTGTCCGACGTAGCCCAATACGCTGGCAAATCGGCCTTCTACAACCTGAAAAGCTTTAAGTAA
- a CDS encoding M50 family metallopeptidase, producing the protein MSNLIKTVLLLFASAFLTHLIPFNHFFRSLNTMVHEFAHAIMTLALSGHVMYIELYANHSGVTYSQISSTWSLIPISMAGYTFASLFAWFMFYARSKGKDRLGLQMVTLVAILSLVLFVRNEYGIVWLAGFVLLNALMLAFMPRWLRDGYYLLLAFLMLEEAVFGSFSLILYALQDPGAAGDATNLSQATPIPAIGWAFFFTVFSLWCATRSLRIFLGGRKSRRSKAPAVQPRYED; encoded by the coding sequence ATGAGTAATTTGATAAAGACCGTATTGTTACTGTTTGCATCGGCCTTTCTTACCCATTTGATTCCCTTTAATCATTTTTTTCGCAGCTTGAATACGATGGTTCACGAATTCGCGCATGCGATCATGACTCTCGCGCTTTCGGGCCATGTGATGTATATCGAGTTGTACGCGAACCACAGCGGAGTCACTTATTCGCAAATATCCAGCACGTGGAGCTTGATTCCGATTTCTATGGCCGGGTATACGTTTGCTTCGCTGTTCGCTTGGTTTATGTTCTATGCCAGGTCTAAGGGCAAAGACAGATTAGGCTTACAGATGGTAACTTTGGTGGCCATTCTGTCGCTGGTTCTGTTTGTCCGTAACGAATACGGCATCGTTTGGCTGGCAGGCTTCGTACTGCTGAACGCCCTGATGCTTGCCTTTATGCCTCGCTGGCTTCGTGACGGATACTATCTTCTGCTGGCGTTTCTGATGCTGGAGGAGGCTGTATTCGGTTCGTTCTCGTTAATACTGTATGCTTTGCAAGATCCTGGTGCGGCAGGGGATGCAACGAACTTGAGTCAGGCTACTCCTATTCCAGCTATAGGCTGGGCATTCTTTTTTACCGTGTTTTCTCTCTGGTGTGCGACCAGATCGCTTCGCATATTTCTTGGCGGCCGGAAATCGAGGAGAAGTAAAGCTCCCGCAGTTCAGCCGCGTTATGAGGATTAA
- the secG gene encoding preprotein translocase subunit SecG translates to MEVVLKIILVIASLGLIAAVLLQQGKSAGLSGAISGGAEHLFGRQKARGMELFLSRLTMGLAATFFVLSVIVAYFVRA, encoded by the coding sequence ATGGAAGTAGTATTGAAGATTATACTGGTGATCGCATCGCTTGGATTGATTGCGGCGGTTCTTCTGCAGCAAGGCAAAAGCGCGGGTTTATCCGGTGCCATCTCCGGGGGTGCGGAACACCTGTTCGGTAGACAAAAGGCACGCGGCATGGAGCTCTTTTTATCCCGTCTGACGATGGGGCTCGCAGCAACATTTTTTGTCTTGTCTGTAATTGTGGCTTACTTCGTAAGAGCCTAA
- the rnr gene encoding ribonuclease R has protein sequence MIKKEELLDFMKETAYKPMTYNELELHFQLESAQDFKDFLKLLNQLENEGLIVRTRNDRYGVPERMNLLRGRLQAHAKGFGFLIPDDRDHPDVYIHANDMGTAMNGDIVLVRINSKSPSGGRMEGEVVRVVTRGNTQIVGLFQAHEEYAFVIPDDKRVVRDIFIPKGLFGGAMDGHKVVVKIVTYPEGRAAAQGEVVEILGHKNDPGVDILSIIRKHGLPEAFPDEVIDEATAAPAVISEEELKGQGRRDLRDKRIVTIDGEDAKDLDDAVNVERLPNGNYVLGVHIADVSYYVREGSALDSEAYNRGCSVYLVDRVIPMLPHRLSNGICSLNPQVDRLTMSCEMEFDADANVVRHDIFTSVIKTSERMTYTNVRKLLTEEEPEAELVEKYGYLMDDFRLMEELAMKLRSKRVRRGAIDFDFQESKILVDENGKPTDIVKRDRTIAEMMIEEFMLAANETVAEHFHWMKVPFLYRIHEDPDGEKLQHFMEFITNFGYVVRGKGNSVHPRALQSLLEEIKGTKEETVISTVMLRSMKQAKYDSQSLGHYGLAAEYYSHFTSPIRRYPDLIIHRVIREVLESGGTLSDARHEYLASRMDDIAKQSSERERMAVDAERETEALKKAEFMLDKVGEEFDGIISSVTSFGMFVELDNTVEGLIRLSDLTDDYYHYHDAQHALIGERTSKIYRLGDEVKVRVARVNKDERTIDFEMVDMKPRPQKVSLVDALNNVRKNNKRSSRGGQEGGRSGRPAASGSSRAGRSERSGKPGSGGATRSARGKGPGAAKTRALEPVKSGSSTGTGSSVVKKKRKKTVKR, from the coding sequence ATGATAAAAAAAGAAGAATTACTTGATTTTATGAAGGAAACGGCATATAAACCGATGACGTATAATGAGCTGGAGCTGCATTTTCAGTTGGAGAGCGCACAGGACTTTAAAGATTTTCTGAAGCTGCTCAACCAGCTTGAGAATGAGGGCTTGATTGTGCGTACTCGCAACGATCGCTACGGTGTACCGGAGCGAATGAATCTGCTTCGGGGCAGGCTGCAGGCGCATGCCAAGGGGTTTGGGTTTCTGATTCCGGATGATCGCGATCACCCGGATGTATATATCCATGCTAATGATATGGGCACAGCCATGAACGGAGACATCGTGCTTGTGCGTATCAACTCCAAAAGTCCCTCCGGCGGACGAATGGAAGGAGAAGTCGTGCGTGTCGTTACCCGCGGCAATACGCAAATCGTCGGGCTGTTCCAAGCCCATGAAGAGTATGCTTTCGTTATTCCCGATGATAAACGGGTTGTGCGTGACATCTTCATTCCGAAGGGATTGTTCGGTGGAGCAATGGACGGTCACAAGGTCGTTGTGAAGATCGTAACTTACCCTGAAGGCCGCGCGGCCGCGCAAGGTGAAGTTGTCGAAATTCTCGGTCATAAGAATGATCCGGGCGTGGATATTTTATCGATTATCCGTAAGCATGGTTTGCCAGAGGCATTTCCCGATGAAGTGATAGATGAGGCCACAGCAGCTCCAGCCGTCATTTCTGAAGAAGAGCTTAAAGGGCAAGGCAGGCGGGATTTGAGAGACAAACGGATCGTCACGATCGACGGCGAGGATGCCAAAGATTTGGACGATGCGGTAAATGTAGAGCGGCTGCCAAACGGCAACTATGTGCTGGGTGTTCATATTGCTGATGTCAGCTATTATGTAAGGGAAGGCTCAGCGCTGGATAGTGAAGCGTACAACCGCGGCTGCAGCGTGTACTTGGTTGATCGGGTCATTCCCATGCTGCCACATCGGCTGTCTAACGGGATTTGTTCACTGAATCCTCAGGTAGATCGGCTGACGATGTCCTGTGAGATGGAATTCGATGCGGACGCGAATGTGGTGCGCCACGATATTTTCACAAGCGTCATCAAAACCAGCGAGCGGATGACCTACACGAACGTGCGGAAGCTGTTGACCGAGGAAGAGCCAGAGGCTGAGCTTGTTGAAAAGTACGGCTACCTGATGGATGATTTCCGTTTAATGGAAGAGCTGGCTATGAAGCTGCGCTCCAAACGGGTGCGGCGGGGCGCCATCGATTTTGACTTCCAGGAATCAAAAATTTTGGTCGATGAGAATGGAAAGCCGACGGATATCGTCAAAAGGGACCGGACCATCGCTGAGATGATGATAGAAGAGTTTATGCTGGCGGCCAATGAAACAGTCGCAGAGCATTTTCACTGGATGAAGGTGCCATTTTTGTACCGGATTCATGAGGACCCGGATGGGGAAAAGCTTCAGCATTTTATGGAGTTTATTACGAACTTCGGATATGTGGTACGGGGTAAAGGCAATTCGGTGCATCCTCGGGCGCTGCAGTCGCTGCTCGAAGAGATTAAAGGGACCAAGGAAGAAACGGTCATTAGTACCGTCATGCTGCGCTCCATGAAGCAGGCGAAATATGACTCCCAGAGCTTGGGGCACTATGGGTTGGCGGCGGAGTACTATTCGCACTTTACTTCGCCGATTCGCCGGTATCCGGATTTGATCATCCACCGCGTAATTCGCGAAGTGCTGGAAAGCGGCGGCACATTAAGCGATGCAAGGCATGAATACCTTGCCTCTCGAATGGACGATATTGCGAAGCAATCGTCTGAACGGGAGCGAATGGCGGTGGATGCGGAGCGGGAGACCGAAGCGCTGAAGAAAGCCGAATTTATGCTCGACAAGGTCGGAGAAGAATTCGACGGGATCATCAGCAGCGTGACGAGCTTCGGTATGTTCGTTGAGTTGGACAATACGGTGGAAGGGCTCATTCGTCTGTCTGATCTCACGGACGATTATTACCATTACCATGATGCACAGCACGCATTGATCGGAGAGCGGACCTCCAAAATTTATCGCTTGGGCGATGAAGTGAAGGTACGTGTGGCGCGCGTGAACAAGGACGAGCGTACCATTGACTTTGAAATGGTGGATATGAAGCCTCGGCCGCAAAAGGTGAGCTTGGTGGACGCGCTGAACAACGTCCGCAAGAATAACAAACGGTCCAGCCGCGGCGGCCAAGAAGGCGGCAGATCCGGGCGGCCTGCTGCTAGTGGCAGCAGTCGTGCGGGACGCAGCGAGCGGAGCGGTAAGCCGGGCTCTGGCGGCGCTACCCGTAGCGCTCGCGGCAAAGGTCCGGGTGCGGCAAAGACCCGCGCTCTAGAGCCGGTTAAAAGCGGCTCGAGTACGGGTACGGGTTCTAGCGTTGTTAAGAAAAAGCGCAAAAAGACCGTCAAGCGGTAA